A genomic window from Silene latifolia isolate original U9 population chromosome 11, ASM4854445v1, whole genome shotgun sequence includes:
- the LOC141612284 gene encoding 2-hydroxyisoflavanone dehydratase-like translates to MAKKINQISILLFIFSLALLVTQTCSSHHKRRKHTLNQIVKVAPYIIDYGNGTIIRDPIATPSYSPPPNNPQVQSRDITVVSNPGYQLRARIIIPTRHDPARKIPVLLYFHGGAFCIGSAFGWGDTTYLARVSAEANVVGISLDYRLYPEHPVPAPYDDAWAALNWIAAHKSSSGPNLDPWLAQYGDLNRVFVGGDSSGGNIAHNLVIRATPGPVSITGLFLAMPYFLGSKRVPFEPATIIYSPNYRIWPYVCNKCEDGVDNKYINPFTPKAVPLGRLGCKKLLVYTAEIDELRGRGRWYYQQVKASGWKGQAQWIEAQGQEHIFHISKPQDPATTKLINDFSAFINN, encoded by the coding sequence ATGGCCAAGAAAATTAATCAAATCTCTATATTACTTTTCATTTTTTCGTTGGCATTACTCGTGACGCAAACATGTTCGTCTCACCATAAACGTCGTAAACATACCCTAAACCAAATAGTAAAGGTCGCACCATACATCATCGATTACGGTAACGGTACCATAATCCGCGACCCGATCGCCACGCCCTCCTACTCACCTCCTCCAAATAATCCTCAAGTTCAATCCAGGGACATAACCGTAGTCTCCAATCCGGGATACCAGCTCCGGGCCCGGATCATCATCCCGACCCGACACGATCCAGCCCGAAAAATACCGGTTCTCTTATACTTTCATGGGGGAGCATTCTGTATCGGGTCGGCTTTTGGGTGGGGTGACACCACGTATCTGGCCCGGGTTTCGGCCGAGGCCAATGTAGTGGGTATATCTCTAGATTACCGTCTATATCCGGAGCACCCGGTTCCTGCACCGTATGACGATGCATGGGCCGCTCTCAATTGGATAGCAGCCCATAAATCAAGTTCAGGCCCGAACTTGGACCCATGGTTGGCCCAGTATGGGGACTTGAACCGGGTTTTTGTTGGGGGAGATAGTTCTGGAGGTAACATAGCTCACAACTTAGTGATCCGGGCTACACCCGGCCCGGTTAGTATAACGGGCTTATTTTTGGCAATGCCGTATTTTCTCGGGTCAAAGCGGGTCCCATTTGAGCCCGCGACTATAATATACTCACCTAATTATAGGATTTGGCCATATGTCTGTAATAAGTGTGAAGATGGGGTGGATAATAAGTACATTAACCCGTTCACGCCCAAGGCGGTCCCTTTGGGCCGCCTCGGGTGTAAGAAGTTGTTGGTTTATACGGCCGAGATTGATGAGTTAAGGGGGCGTGGACGGTGGTATTATCAACAAGTTAAGGCTAGTGGATGGAAGGGTCAGGCCCAATGGATTGAAGCCCAAGGTCAAGAGCATATTTTTCATATATCCAAGCCTCAAGATCCTGCAACTACTAAGCTAATTAATGATTTTTCGGCATTTATAAACAATTAG